In a genomic window of Paraburkholderia phenazinium:
- a CDS encoding DNA-methyltransferase translates to MRDEFDEPQPAIEGTEAETAEATTAQAVMAQAGEAAQIEATEAPVPALSAALPVVPAGIQLLNRDFLTDVANLPDGSIDLILADPPYGLGKDYGNDSDMRSGDDFIAWTRSWLELAIPKLKPSGSLYIFCTWQYAPEIFCFLKTRLTMVNEIIWDRRVPSMGGTTRRFTSVHDNIGFFAVSKDYYFDLDPVRIPYDAITKKARSRKLFEGSKWLELGYNPKDVWSVSRLHRQHAERVDHPTQKPLEIVERMVLASCPPGGRVLDPFMGSGTTAVACARQKREFVGYEINESYCAIARERVSAAAQAAPNETVAPVASVAAET, encoded by the coding sequence ATGCGCGACGAGTTCGACGAGCCGCAACCGGCAATCGAAGGCACCGAGGCTGAAACGGCCGAAGCCACGACGGCGCAAGCCGTGATGGCCCAGGCCGGAGAAGCCGCCCAGATCGAAGCCACCGAAGCGCCCGTACCGGCGCTTTCGGCGGCGTTGCCTGTGGTGCCTGCCGGTATTCAGCTCTTGAACCGCGATTTTCTGACCGATGTGGCGAACCTGCCGGACGGTTCGATCGACCTGATTCTTGCCGACCCGCCGTATGGGCTCGGCAAGGACTATGGCAACGACTCCGATATGCGCTCGGGCGACGACTTTATCGCCTGGACGCGTAGCTGGCTCGAGCTGGCGATCCCGAAGCTCAAGCCGTCCGGTTCGCTGTACATCTTTTGCACGTGGCAGTACGCGCCGGAGATCTTCTGCTTCCTGAAGACCCGCCTCACGATGGTCAACGAGATCATCTGGGACCGGCGCGTGCCGAGCATGGGCGGCACCACCCGCCGCTTCACGTCCGTGCACGACAACATCGGCTTTTTCGCGGTGTCGAAAGATTATTATTTCGATCTCGATCCCGTCCGCATCCCGTACGATGCCATCACGAAGAAGGCGCGTTCGCGCAAGTTGTTCGAAGGCAGCAAGTGGCTGGAGCTTGGCTATAACCCGAAGGACGTCTGGTCGGTGTCGCGGCTGCATCGGCAACATGCCGAACGCGTCGATCATCCGACCCAGAAGCCTCTGGAAATCGTCGAGCGGATGGTGCTCGCGAGCTGCCCGCCGGGCGGCCGCGTGCTCGACCCGTTCATGGGGAGTGGCACCACCGCAGTTGCTTGTGCACGTCAGAAGCGCGAATTCGTCGGCTATGAAATCAATGAAAGTTACTGCGCGATAGCGCGCGAACGCGTCAGCGCGGCCGCGCAGGCTGCGCCAAACGAAACCGTCGCGCCGGTCGCCTCTGTGGCTGCTGAAACCTGA
- the trpA gene encoding tryptophan synthase subunit alpha, whose amino-acid sequence MSRIKSTFATLAEQGKKGLIPFMTAGDPDPARTVEFMHALAAGGADVIELGVPFSDPMADGPVIQASSERALAHGVSLRHVLADVKKFRERDEKTPVVLMGYANPIERMGVDAFAAAAKDAGVDGVLVVDYPPEESVVFAEKMRSSGIDPIFLLAPTSTDERIAEVGKIASGYVYYVSLKGVTGAANLDVSSIASKIPAIKSRVPLPVGVGFGIRDAQTARSVAEVSDAVVIGSRIVQLLEKASPDTAAETLTGFIAEVREALDSIGATAR is encoded by the coding sequence ATGTCCCGTATCAAGAGCACGTTTGCAACCCTGGCTGAGCAGGGCAAGAAAGGACTGATCCCGTTCATGACGGCTGGCGATCCGGACCCGGCCCGCACCGTCGAATTCATGCATGCGCTCGCCGCCGGCGGCGCGGATGTGATCGAACTCGGCGTGCCGTTTTCGGACCCGATGGCCGACGGCCCGGTGATTCAGGCGTCGTCGGAACGCGCGCTGGCGCACGGCGTGTCGCTGCGTCACGTGCTGGCTGACGTGAAAAAATTCCGCGAGCGCGACGAAAAGACGCCGGTGGTGCTGATGGGCTACGCCAATCCGATCGAGCGAATGGGCGTCGATGCATTCGCGGCCGCGGCTAAGGACGCCGGTGTGGATGGCGTGCTGGTGGTCGATTACCCACCGGAAGAGTCGGTGGTTTTCGCCGAAAAGATGCGATCTTCCGGTATCGATCCGATCTTCCTCCTTGCCCCCACCTCGACCGACGAACGCATCGCCGAAGTCGGCAAAATCGCCAGCGGCTACGTCTACTATGTGTCGCTCAAGGGAGTCACCGGAGCGGCAAATCTGGACGTTTCCAGCATCGCGAGTAAAATCCCGGCCATCAAGTCGCGCGTTCCCCTGCCGGTGGGCGTCGGTTTCGGCATCCGTGACGCCCAGACGGCGCGTTCGGTGGCCGAAGTCTCCGATGCCGTCGTGATCGGCAGCCGTATCGTGCAATTGCTCGAAAAAGCCTCGCCGGACACCGCCGCCGAAACCCTCACGGGTTTCATCGCGGAAGTGCGCGAGGCGCTGGACAGCATTGGCGCGACCGCCCGATAA
- the accD gene encoding acetyl-CoA carboxylase, carboxyltransferase subunit beta, producing MSWLDKLLPPKIKQTDPKNRKGIPEGLWIKCPSCEAVLYRNDVEANLHVCPKCDHHMRIGARERLDGLLDPEGRYEIGQEIVPVDALKFKDSRKYPDRLKEAMEETDETDAMVVMGGAIHTLPCVVACFEFSFMGGSMGSVVGERFARGAQNALEQNVPFICFTASGGARMQESLLSLMQMAKTTAMLTKLSDAKLPFISVLTDPTMGGVSASFAFLGDVVIAEPKALIGFAGPRVIEQTVREKLPEGFQRAEFLLTKGAVDMIVDRRKLREEIARLMALMSRQPADAVA from the coding sequence ATGAGCTGGCTCGACAAGCTGCTGCCGCCCAAAATCAAGCAAACCGATCCGAAAAACCGTAAAGGGATTCCGGAAGGCCTGTGGATCAAGTGCCCGTCGTGCGAAGCGGTGCTGTACCGCAACGACGTCGAGGCCAATCTACACGTTTGCCCGAAGTGCGACCATCACATGCGCATTGGCGCGCGTGAGCGGCTCGACGGCCTGCTCGATCCGGAAGGCCGCTACGAAATCGGCCAGGAAATCGTGCCGGTCGACGCGCTCAAGTTCAAGGACAGCCGCAAGTATCCTGACCGTCTGAAAGAGGCGATGGAAGAAACCGACGAAACCGACGCCATGGTCGTCATGGGCGGCGCGATTCACACGCTGCCGTGCGTGGTGGCCTGCTTCGAGTTCTCGTTCATGGGCGGCTCGATGGGTTCGGTGGTCGGCGAGCGCTTTGCGCGCGGCGCGCAGAACGCGCTCGAGCAGAACGTGCCGTTCATCTGCTTCACCGCTTCGGGCGGCGCGCGGATGCAGGAAAGCCTGTTGTCGCTGATGCAGATGGCCAAAACCACCGCAATGCTGACCAAGCTGTCCGACGCCAAGCTGCCGTTCATCTCGGTGCTGACCGATCCGACCATGGGCGGCGTGTCGGCGAGCTTCGCCTTCCTCGGCGACGTGGTGATCGCGGAACCGAAGGCGCTGATCGGCTTTGCCGGCCCGCGCGTGATCGAGCAGACCGTGCGCGAAAAGCTGCCGGAAGGTTTCCAGCGCGCCGAATTCCTGCTGACGAAGGGCGCGGTCGACATGATCGTCGACCGTCGCAAGCTGCGTGAGGAAATCGCTCGCCTGATGGCGCTGATGTCCCGCCAGCCGGCCGACGCGGTAGCCTGA
- the asd gene encoding aspartate-semialdehyde dehydrogenase encodes MNVGLVGWRGMVGSVLMQRMQQEGDFDLIEPVFFSTSNAGGNAPSFAKNETKLKDASSIDDLKKCDAIISCQGGDYTNDVFPKLRAAGWNGYWIDAASSLRMKDDAVIILDPVNLDVIKNALVKGQKNFIGGNCTVSLMLMALGGLFRENLVDWMTAMTYQAASGAGAQNMRELLQQMGTLYGSAKEDLADPSSAILDIDRRVLAAMNSDRMPTDHFGVPLAGSLIPWIDKDLGNGMSKEEWKGGAETNKILGKPAMGTPGSIPVDGLCVRIGAMRCHSQALTIKLNKDVPLDEINSILASANDWVKVVPNEREASIRDLSPAVVTGTLTVPVGRLRKLAMGGEYLSAFTVGDQLLWGAAEPLRRMLRILLDK; translated from the coding sequence ATGAACGTAGGTCTCGTAGGTTGGCGCGGCATGGTCGGCAGCGTCCTGATGCAACGTATGCAACAGGAAGGCGATTTCGATCTGATCGAACCGGTGTTTTTCAGCACCAGCAACGCGGGCGGCAACGCGCCGTCGTTCGCTAAAAACGAGACCAAGCTCAAAGATGCCTCGAGCATCGACGACCTGAAGAAGTGCGACGCCATCATTTCCTGCCAGGGCGGCGACTACACCAATGACGTGTTCCCGAAGCTGCGCGCAGCGGGCTGGAACGGTTACTGGATCGACGCGGCTTCGTCGCTGCGCATGAAGGACGACGCGGTCATCATTCTCGATCCGGTCAACCTCGACGTCATCAAGAACGCGCTGGTGAAGGGTCAGAAGAATTTTATCGGCGGCAACTGCACGGTCAGCCTGATGCTGATGGCGCTGGGCGGTCTGTTCCGCGAAAACCTCGTCGACTGGATGACGGCCATGACGTATCAGGCCGCATCGGGCGCGGGCGCGCAAAACATGCGCGAACTGCTGCAGCAGATGGGCACGCTGTACGGTTCGGCCAAGGAAGATCTGGCGGATCCGTCGTCGGCGATTCTGGACATCGACCGCCGCGTGCTGGCTGCCATGAACAGCGACCGCATGCCGACCGATCACTTCGGCGTGCCGCTCGCCGGCTCGCTGATTCCGTGGATCGACAAGGACCTCGGCAACGGCATGTCGAAGGAAGAGTGGAAGGGCGGCGCGGAAACCAACAAGATCCTTGGCAAGCCGGCTATGGGCACACCGGGTTCGATTCCGGTGGACGGCCTGTGCGTGCGCATCGGCGCCATGCGCTGCCACTCGCAGGCGCTGACCATCAAGCTGAACAAGGACGTGCCGCTCGACGAAATCAACAGCATCCTCGCCTCGGCCAACGACTGGGTCAAGGTGGTGCCGAACGAGCGTGAAGCGTCGATCCGCGATCTGTCGCCGGCCGTGGTGACGGGCACGCTGACGGTGCCGGTTGGGCGCCTGCGCAAGCTCGCGATGGGCGGCGAATATCTGTCGGCATTCACGGTTGGCGACCAGTTGCTGTGGGGTGCTGCTGAACCGCTGCGTCGGATGCTGCGCATTCTGCTCGACAAGTAA
- a CDS encoding phosphoribosylanthranilate isomerase: MDRVTGIMNTSNLIQPAAAGAPQQQDTPRVAAPHRTRIKLCGLSKPEDVAHAIDLGADAIGLVFYPPSPRSVSVAQAVELVRDVPPFLSVVGLFVNASPEWIREVVSNIPLTLLQFHGDETPEQCEALANVAGLPWLRALRVGADTQQADLVKSALNYAAASGLLFDTHVEGYGGGGKVFDWSLIPAELARRAVLSGGLNAQNVSDAIHRVRPYAVDVSSGIEVAGAKGVKDHARMAAFVRAVRAADAE, translated from the coding sequence ATGGACCGAGTCACCGGAATCATGAATACAAGCAATCTGATCCAGCCGGCCGCAGCCGGCGCGCCCCAGCAGCAGGACACGCCGCGCGTCGCGGCGCCGCATCGGACCCGCATCAAACTATGTGGGCTCTCGAAGCCCGAAGACGTGGCGCACGCCATCGACCTCGGTGCGGATGCGATCGGCCTGGTGTTCTATCCGCCCAGCCCGCGCTCGGTCAGCGTCGCGCAGGCGGTGGAACTGGTGCGGGACGTGCCGCCGTTTCTGTCGGTGGTGGGCTTGTTCGTGAATGCGTCACCCGAATGGATCCGCGAGGTGGTCAGCAATATTCCGCTCACCCTGCTGCAGTTCCACGGCGACGAGACGCCCGAGCAGTGCGAGGCGCTCGCCAATGTTGCGGGTTTGCCTTGGTTGCGCGCTTTGCGCGTTGGGGCTGATACTCAGCAAGCCGATTTGGTAAAATCGGCGCTTAACTATGCGGCAGCCAGCGGCCTTCTGTTCGACACCCATGTCGAAGGCTATGGCGGCGGCGGGAAGGTTTTCGATTGGTCACTTATTCCAGCAGAGCTCGCGCGTCGGGCCGTTTTGAGTGGTGGGTTGAACGCGCAAAACGTCAGTGATGCGATTCATCGCGTGCGCCCGTACGCGGTCGATGTCTCGAGCGGCATCGAAGTAGCGGGCGCGAAGGGCGTCAAAGATCACGCCCGGATGGCGGCGTTCGTACGCGCAGTGCGCGCGGCGGACGCAGAGTGA
- the truA gene encoding tRNA pseudouridine(38-40) synthase TruA, whose protein sequence is MPAVTRIALGIQYDGSAFCGWQSQPHGKTVQDALERALREFAQTPLQTVVAGRTDTGVHGLGQVVHFDTELDRTDFSWVRGTNAFLPKTVAVQWAKPMPDTFHARFSAFERTYYYALYVHPVRSPMLAARAGWIHTPLDVEAMRAATGHLIGEHDFSAFRSSECQAKTPVKHLHQIDVRQQGDFIHFRFRANAFLHHMVRNLMGCLVAVGRGRHPAAWMAEVLASRDRNQAAPTFMPDGLYLAQVGYPEEFAVPAAQSGSVPWSTVWTESPES, encoded by the coding sequence ATGCCGGCCGTGACGCGGATTGCGCTAGGGATCCAGTACGACGGCTCGGCCTTTTGCGGCTGGCAGTCGCAGCCGCATGGCAAGACGGTTCAGGACGCGCTGGAGCGGGCGCTGCGCGAATTCGCGCAGACGCCTTTGCAGACGGTGGTGGCCGGTCGTACGGATACCGGCGTGCATGGCCTCGGCCAGGTGGTGCATTTCGACACCGAACTCGATCGCACGGATTTTTCGTGGGTGCGCGGCACCAACGCGTTTTTGCCGAAGACAGTCGCGGTGCAGTGGGCCAAGCCCATGCCGGACACGTTCCACGCGCGCTTCTCGGCGTTCGAGCGGACCTACTACTACGCGCTGTATGTCCACCCGGTGCGCTCGCCTATGCTGGCCGCCCGTGCCGGCTGGATACACACGCCGCTCGACGTCGAAGCAATGCGCGCCGCAACCGGCCACCTGATCGGCGAGCACGACTTTTCCGCGTTCCGCTCGTCGGAATGCCAGGCGAAGACACCGGTCAAGCACCTCCACCAGATCGACGTGCGGCAGCAGGGCGACTTCATCCACTTCCGTTTTCGCGCCAACGCGTTCCTGCATCACATGGTGCGCAACCTGATGGGTTGCCTGGTGGCGGTCGGGCGTGGCCGGCATCCGGCCGCATGGATGGCCGAGGTGCTGGCGAGCCGCGACCGCAACCAGGCAGCGCCCACTTTCATGCCCGACGGCCTGTATCTCGCGCAGGTGGGCTATCCTGAGGAATTCGCGGTGCCCGCCGCGCAGTCGGGAAGTGTGCCGTGGAGCACCGTATGGACCGAGTCACCGGAATCATGA
- a CDS encoding FimV/HubP family polar landmark protein — MCRIAAAAALAWTLTGGSGAQAATADAASAAAAVAASAPLEAGSQYTIRPGQSLNDVAIAATQSHDRATLARASKALFDANPNAFMSHDPSRLRLGAVLTIPVLDATGAAVGASGAAAGSGAAVGSTAAAAPALSAAATATPASAVAQSVAAAQANGASAVTHAAPAATVVASAPLQASSATAAVASAPLAGSAPGAVAEGAVSAAASTPVAASSAVPATALPPAQASGAHVWTGAIQPSTSAPAAGASAALPSAPSAAAPVAQAPTQVSSLQQLLALKSRVLMELQKHGIGGKPAQPAQAGGVATAGTQATSAAAVTAPASSLPGNGGMATSHVTVGNVDLSPVDLGFAAAIGAALVALLAAFGLRRRKKRVTPAEAVATARAGGDGSDAVVSRDDVAPHEDIGAHERALADDEDARDVAAVAAVSPEAAAREAAEREAAAREVAAREAAAHESSVQEAAEREAAARDAALRGATLDQQPAPLPHDAPAHETSFVSESAPQTHGDASDLDALAAPSAFEAAEYASSEASPSQFDHAAEQAAEQSSHATPSDADQWNPAAAHSPEEIPDGQQEASHNPPLPQMDFGAPAPLGEPQMDSPFDETLRDEPAFNPTSYEHFDTTAAHLEAPEAPSALDPAPHTEAPSQEPAAPHAADTAFPSAPEPEPELGAEAEANAQAPFTDIPAEPTATNSFPRAAVDAFSSLDMGLPPRIEPPAPLTPPASLSTQPVVEPEITAQQAVPPQPAEPRHAGDEIAAGTAGSAAVAGLGAAHFGALNLDFDLELPPSPAQPLPSFTPQDLVRIARNKLDLASEYIELGDLAGARALINEVIAANDAATRTEARALLSTLSPLS, encoded by the coding sequence GTGTGCCGGATCGCAGCTGCGGCGGCGCTTGCATGGACCTTGACCGGTGGATCCGGCGCGCAGGCCGCGACGGCGGACGCGGCGAGCGCGGCGGCCGCAGTTGCGGCCTCGGCGCCGCTCGAAGCCGGCAGCCAATATACGATTCGCCCGGGGCAGTCGCTCAACGACGTGGCGATTGCCGCCACGCAGTCGCACGACCGTGCGACGTTGGCGCGCGCTTCCAAGGCCTTGTTCGATGCGAATCCCAATGCGTTCATGTCGCACGATCCGAGCCGCTTGCGGTTGGGCGCGGTGCTGACGATTCCGGTGCTGGATGCGACGGGTGCGGCGGTGGGGGCTTCGGGTGCGGCGGCCGGTTCGGGGGCTGCGGTGGGTTCGACGGCTGCGGCGGCGCCTGCATTGTCGGCTGCGGCTACGGCTACGCCGGCCAGTGCCGTGGCGCAGTCGGTTGCGGCGGCTCAGGCGAATGGTGCAAGTGCTGTGACGCACGCGGCTCCGGCTGCGACCGTTGTTGCAAGCGCACCGCTTCAGGCGAGTTCGGCGACGGCCGCTGTCGCGAGCGCGCCGCTGGCGGGCAGTGCGCCGGGTGCGGTCGCTGAAGGTGCTGTTTCGGCGGCTGCGTCTACGCCTGTAGCTGCCTCGTCAGCGGTGCCTGCTACCGCGTTGCCGCCAGCGCAAGCAAGTGGCGCGCACGTCTGGACGGGCGCTATCCAACCTTCGACTAGCGCGCCGGCGGCGGGTGCATCGGCGGCGCTGCCGTCCGCGCCTTCCGCAGCCGCGCCGGTGGCGCAAGCTCCGACTCAGGTTTCCAGTCTCCAGCAGTTGCTGGCGCTGAAGAGCCGGGTGCTGATGGAATTGCAAAAGCACGGCATCGGCGGCAAGCCGGCGCAGCCCGCGCAAGCGGGCGGTGTGGCGACGGCAGGTACTCAGGCAACAAGTGCTGCCGCAGTGACAGCCCCCGCCTCCAGCTTGCCGGGCAATGGCGGCATGGCGACTTCGCATGTGACCGTGGGCAATGTGGACTTGTCCCCAGTGGACTTGGGTTTTGCTGCGGCAATCGGGGCGGCCTTGGTGGCGTTGCTCGCCGCGTTCGGACTGCGTCGGCGTAAGAAACGCGTGACGCCGGCGGAGGCTGTTGCCACCGCACGCGCTGGAGGCGATGGATCTGATGCGGTTGTTTCGCGAGACGACGTAGCGCCGCATGAAGACATTGGCGCGCATGAGCGCGCCCTGGCCGATGACGAGGATGCGCGCGACGTAGCGGCCGTGGCCGCGGTATCGCCGGAAGCGGCGGCTCGTGAAGCGGCGGAGCGTGAGGCGGCCGCGCGGGAGGTGGCTGCGCGGGAAGCGGCTGCGCACGAATCGTCCGTGCAGGAGGCGGCGGAGCGAGAAGCCGCTGCACGTGACGCAGCGCTGCGTGGCGCGACGCTGGACCAGCAACCGGCCCCGCTTCCACACGACGCACCGGCCCACGAAACCTCGTTCGTCAGCGAAAGCGCGCCGCAGACGCACGGCGATGCATCCGATCTGGACGCACTAGCCGCGCCGTCGGCATTCGAGGCCGCTGAGTACGCGTCCTCCGAAGCGTCGCCGTCGCAGTTCGACCACGCGGCCGAACAAGCCGCCGAACAATCGAGCCACGCCACGCCGTCCGACGCTGACCAATGGAACCCGGCCGCAGCCCATTCGCCTGAGGAAATTCCCGACGGCCAGCAGGAAGCAAGCCACAACCCGCCGCTGCCGCAAATGGATTTCGGCGCGCCGGCGCCGCTTGGCGAGCCGCAAATGGATTCCCCGTTCGACGAAACCCTCCGTGACGAGCCGGCGTTCAACCCCACGTCGTACGAGCACTTCGATACGACTGCGGCGCATTTGGAAGCACCGGAAGCACCCAGCGCGCTCGACCCGGCACCTCACACAGAAGCCCCTTCGCAAGAACCTGCCGCTCCGCACGCCGCTGACACCGCTTTCCCGTCGGCACCAGAACCGGAGCCGGAGCTCGGGGCCGAGGCAGAAGCAAACGCACAAGCGCCGTTCACGGACATCCCCGCTGAACCGACCGCGACAAACAGCTTCCCGCGCGCCGCAGTCGACGCATTCAGCAGCCTCGACATGGGCTTGCCGCCCCGCATCGAGCCGCCAGCGCCGTTGACCCCGCCGGCCTCGCTCTCGACGCAACCGGTCGTCGAACCCGAGATCACGGCCCAGCAGGCCGTCCCGCCGCAACCCGCCGAGCCTCGCCATGCTGGCGACGAAATCGCTGCCGGCACCGCAGGCTCGGCCGCAGTCGCCGGGCTGGGCGCGGCGCACTTCGGCGCGCTGAATCTGGACTTCGATCTGGAATTGCCGCCAAGCCCCGCGCAGCCGTTGCCGTCGTTCACGCCGCAGGATCTCGTCAGGATTGCCCGCAACAAGCTCGATCTGGCCTCGGAATACATCGAACTGGGCGATCTGGCCGGCGCGCGGGCGCTGATCAACGAAGTCATCGCTGCGAACGACGCCGCCACGCGCACCGAAGCGCGCGCGTTGCTGTCGACGCTGTCGCCCCTGTCGTAA
- the trpB gene encoding tryptophan synthase subunit beta, whose protein sequence is MYNLPDERGHFGQFGGVFVAETLVHALNELREAYEKFQKDPEFVAEYERELKYFVGRPSPIYHAQRWSELLGGAQVFLKREDLNHTGAHKINNVIGQALLAKRMGKPRVIAETGAGQHGVATATIAARFGMECVVYMGSEDVRRQAANVYRMKLLGATVVPVESGSKTLKDSLNEAMRDWVTNVENTFYIIGTVAGPHPYPMMVRDFQRVIGDECKVQMPELVGRQPDAVIACVGGGSNAMGIFYPYIDDKDVQLIGVEAAGDGLDTGRHAASLIGGSPGVLHGNRTYLLQDENGQIIETHSVSAGLDYPGVGPEHAWLHETGRAQYVGITDEEALKAFHDCCRIEGIIPALESSHALAYAAKLAPTLPKDKCLLVNLSGRGDKDMHTVAERSGITF, encoded by the coding sequence ATGTATAACTTGCCCGATGAACGAGGCCATTTCGGCCAATTTGGCGGCGTATTCGTCGCTGAAACGCTAGTCCACGCACTCAACGAGCTGCGTGAAGCCTACGAAAAATTCCAGAAAGATCCCGAGTTTGTCGCCGAATACGAGCGCGAACTGAAGTATTTCGTTGGCCGCCCGTCCCCCATTTATCACGCACAGCGTTGGAGCGAACTGCTCGGCGGCGCGCAGGTGTTCCTCAAGCGTGAGGATCTGAACCACACCGGCGCCCACAAGATCAACAACGTGATCGGCCAGGCATTGCTGGCCAAGCGCATGGGCAAGCCGCGCGTCATCGCGGAAACCGGCGCGGGGCAGCACGGCGTCGCCACGGCGACGATCGCCGCGCGCTTCGGCATGGAATGCGTGGTCTACATGGGTTCGGAAGACGTGCGCCGCCAGGCCGCCAACGTCTACCGCATGAAGCTGCTGGGCGCGACGGTGGTGCCGGTCGAGTCGGGCTCCAAAACGCTGAAGGACTCGCTTAACGAGGCGATGCGCGACTGGGTCACCAACGTCGAAAACACCTTCTACATCATCGGCACGGTTGCGGGTCCGCATCCATATCCGATGATGGTGCGCGATTTCCAGCGCGTGATCGGCGACGAGTGCAAGGTGCAGATGCCGGAACTGGTTGGCCGTCAGCCGGACGCGGTGATTGCGTGCGTGGGTGGCGGATCGAACGCAATGGGCATCTTTTACCCGTATATCGACGATAAAGACGTGCAGTTGATCGGCGTTGAAGCGGCCGGCGATGGTCTGGATACGGGCCGCCATGCGGCTTCGCTGATCGGCGGCAGCCCGGGCGTGCTGCACGGCAACCGCACCTATCTGCTGCAGGACGAAAACGGCCAGATCATCGAGACACATTCGGTGTCGGCGGGGCTGGACTATCCGGGCGTCGGTCCCGAGCATGCCTGGTTGCACGAAACCGGCCGTGCGCAATACGTCGGCATCACGGACGAAGAGGCGCTCAAGGCGTTCCACGATTGTTGCCGGATCGAAGGCATCATTCCGGCGCTCGAATCGAGCCATGCGCTGGCCTACGCGGCCAAACTCGCGCCGACCTTGCCGAAGGACAAGTGCCTTCTGGTGAACCTGTCGGGCCGCGGCGACAAGGACATGCACACGGTCGCCGAGCGATCGGGTATCACGTTCTGA
- the folC gene encoding bifunctional tetrahydrofolate synthase/dihydrofolate synthase has translation MTSFPTLDAWLTHLESAHPVGIDMGLTRIGKVRDALQLSFDCPVITVGGTNGKGSTCAILETILLRAGYRVGCHTSPHLLSFNERARVNGAVASDTDLLPHFEAVEAARLSLAEPVTLTYFEFTTLAIMHLFASRGLDAVILEVGLGGRLDAVNILDTDCAIITSIDIDHTEYLGDTREKIAFEKAGIFRPGKPAICADPVPPQTLIDHAEQIGADLWLFGRDFRYEGQAGSERQQWSYVGRTMRRSALAYPALRGANQLINTSAALAGLEALRDRLPVSAQDIRLGLANVELAGRFQVLPGKPAIVLDVGHNPHAAAVLSQNLGNMGYFPYTYAVFGAMHDKDIAGVVEHLKGEVDHWCVTDLPSPRAASAQDLEAILRESGVSDGADSSVTRYVSPAEAFQDALKRATENDRIVVFGSFYTVAGVMAYRKSQQH, from the coding sequence ATGACCTCATTCCCCACTCTCGACGCGTGGCTCACGCACCTTGAATCCGCGCATCCGGTCGGTATCGACATGGGTTTGACGCGGATCGGCAAGGTGCGCGACGCGCTGCAACTGTCGTTCGACTGTCCGGTGATCACGGTGGGCGGCACCAACGGCAAGGGCTCGACCTGCGCGATCCTCGAAACGATCCTGCTGCGCGCCGGCTACCGCGTGGGCTGCCATACTTCGCCGCACCTGCTGTCGTTCAACGAGCGCGCGCGCGTGAACGGTGCCGTGGCCAGCGACACCGACCTGCTGCCGCATTTCGAAGCGGTCGAGGCGGCCCGTCTGAGCCTGGCCGAACCGGTCACCCTGACGTATTTCGAATTCACGACGCTGGCGATCATGCATCTGTTCGCCTCGCGCGGCCTCGATGCGGTGATTCTAGAGGTGGGTCTCGGTGGCCGGCTCGACGCGGTCAATATCCTCGATACCGACTGCGCGATCATCACGAGTATCGACATCGATCACACCGAATACCTCGGCGATACGCGCGAGAAGATCGCTTTTGAGAAGGCCGGCATCTTCCGCCCCGGCAAGCCGGCGATCTGCGCCGACCCCGTGCCGCCGCAGACGCTGATCGACCACGCGGAGCAGATCGGCGCCGATCTGTGGCTATTTGGCCGCGATTTCCGCTACGAAGGCCAGGCGGGCAGCGAGCGTCAGCAGTGGAGTTACGTGGGCCGTACCATGCGCCGCTCGGCGCTTGCGTATCCGGCGCTGCGCGGCGCGAACCAGCTCATCAACACCTCGGCGGCGCTGGCGGGCCTCGAAGCCTTGCGCGACCGTCTGCCGGTTTCCGCGCAGGACATTCGCCTCGGCCTCGCCAACGTCGAACTGGCGGGCCGCTTCCAGGTGCTGCCGGGCAAGCCGGCGATCGTGCTCGACGTCGGCCATAACCCGCATGCCGCCGCCGTGTTGTCGCAGAATCTCGGCAATATGGGCTATTTTCCGTACACGTACGCCGTATTTGGCGCGATGCACGACAAGGACATTGCCGGCGTGGTCGAACACCTGAAAGGCGAGGTCGACCACTGGTGCGTCACAGACCTGCCCAGCCCGCGAGCGGCGTCCGCGCAGGATCTCGAAGCGATTTTGCGGGAATCTGGCGTGTCCGATGGCGCGGATAGCAGCGTCACGCGCTACGTTTCACCCGCGGAGGCTTTTCAAGACGCGCTAAAACGAGCCACGGAGAATGATAGAATCGTGGTTTTCGGCAGTTTCTATACGGTAGCCGGCGTGATGGCCTACCGTAAATCGCAGCAACACTGA